A stretch of the Macaca mulatta isolate MMU2019108-1 chromosome 14, T2T-MMU8v2.0, whole genome shotgun sequence genome encodes the following:
- the LOC114672194 gene encoding uncharacterized protein LOC114672194, which produces MGAASCTSAPPPRPQPCVSSGPQPHPAPTHVAPPPHPQPRPTPRPQLRPHARSPAPPRARSPTAPPPPSQPCLAPAAPQPRPTLAAPPPHCNPAPLPAAPSQARARPEPWGGLSWRPLLLAPRSSDQTLREPSVSRLFQPSHKSVRPAAGAVKRARWRTRRARQDAAVPSRVDLAPGGPEDVAQKPYGPRDAGPRRCSAPGEALGVPSRRRLARPPGRCGERWGGVQSGRQRPAGARCRGCRGWGPGVGSARSR; this is translated from the coding sequence ATGGGAGCTGCTTCCTGTACGTCAGCTCCGCCCCCACGCCCGCAGCCCTGTGTCTCCTCGGGCCCGcagccccaccccgcccccacgCACGTAGCCCCGCCCCCACACCCTcagccccgccccaccccgcgcccGCAGCTCCGCCCCCACGCCCgcagccccgccccgcctcgGGCCCGCAGCCCCACGGCCCCGCCCCCACCCTCGCAGCCCTGTCTGGCGCCCGCTGCTCCGCAGCCCCGCCCCACCCTCGCAGCCCCGCCCCCGCACTGCAACCCCGCCCCCCTGCCCGCAGCCCCTTCGCAGGCCCGCGCGCGGCCGGAGCCCTGGGGAGGGCTGTCCTGGCGTCCGCTGCTACTAGCGCCGCGCTCCTCTGACCAAACACTGCGGGAGCCTTCAGTGAGCCGGCTATTCCAACCTAGCCACAAGTCTGTCCGTCCCGCAGCAGGCGCGGTGAAACGTGCGCGCTGGCGAACTAGGCGGGCTCGGCAGGACGCGGCCGTGCCGTCCCGTGTGGATTTGGCGCCGGGTGGCCCTGAGGATGTCGCGCAGAAGCCGTACGGGCCTCGGGACGCAGGCCCGCGTCGCTGCAGCGCACCCGGGGAGGCTCTGGGGGTCCCGAGCAGGCGCAGGCTCGCGAGACCCCCTGGCCGCTGCGGGGAGCGCTGGGGAGGCGTCCAGAGCGGGCGCCAGAGACCCGCGGGCGCCCGGTGCAGGGGCTGCCGGGGCTGGGGCCCGGGTGTGGGAAGTGCCCGCTCCCGGTAG